In a genomic window of Punica granatum isolate Tunisia-2019 chromosome 6, ASM765513v2, whole genome shotgun sequence:
- the LOC116210937 gene encoding molybdopterin synthase catalytic subunit, which produces MADEDRTLVEILEEHSPIDVAKYMKYVGSPQAGAIATFSGTTRDMFEGKTVLELRYEAYVPMAIRQIKNLCESARSSWNLISMAVAHRLGPVPVRETSVFVAVSSVHRVDSLEACKFLIDELKASVPIWKKEVYTNGEIWKENSEFLQRRPELGNGNANGSGNCKERIEEAGHHRKGCCGAKVRIEEDEAPVKEK; this is translated from the coding sequence ATGGCCGATGAAGACAGGACTTTAGTCGAAATCTTGGAAGAGCACAGCCCAATAGACGTAGCAAAGTACATGAAGTATGTTGGTTCTCCACAAGCCGGTGCAATTGCAACGTTCTCGGGCACGACACGGGACATGTTTGAGGGCAAGACTGTCCTGGAGTTGAGGTACGAAGCCTACGTGCCGATGGCCATAAGACAAATCAAGAATCTTTGTGAATCAGCAAGGTCTTCCTGGAATCTGATCTCCATGGCTGTTGCTCACCGCCTAGGGCCAGTCCCAGTGAGAGAGACGAGCGTCTTCGTCGCAGTATCTTCTGTTCACCGAGTTGATTCTCTCGAGGCATGTAAGTTTCTGATTGATGAGCTAAAGGCATCTGTTCCAATATGGAAGAAGGAGGTTTATACCAATGGGGAAATCTGGAAAGAGAACTCAGAGTTCCTTCAGAGGAGACCAGAGCTCGGGAATGGGAATGCGAACGGGAGCGGGAATTGCAAGGAGAGAATAGAGGAGGCAGGACATCACAGGAAGGGATGCTGTGGGGCTAAGGTAAGGatagaagaagatgaagcaCCAGTGAAGGAGAAATAA
- the LOC116210936 gene encoding G2/mitotic-specific cyclin S13-7 yields MDVRADVIHQQPRGAEKAKNVLGEARNRRVLQDIGNLVTDRTAQVKPAAQIAHPVRRSFGAQLVAKAQAAATENKKPTALVIDSKLAAEPEPVPKQVARKPDPEDVILISSSESEKGSASTRRALRKGSSRKKALTSVLTARSKAACGLADKLNNLVIDIDEGDADNELAVVEYIEDLYKFYKETEDEGRVHDYMDLQPEVNAKMRMILLDWLVEVHRKFELMPETLYLTINIVDRYLSVKAVRKKELQLVGISAMLIASKYEEIWAPQVNDFVFISDNAYMSEQVLIMEKSILEKLEWYMTVPTPYVFLVRYIKASVPSDTEMENMVLFLAELGLMHYHTVIFYCPSMIAASAVYAARCTLNKSPLWTETLKHHTGYSADQLLDCAKLLVSFHTAAADSKLKAVYRKFSSVDHGTVSLLAPAKTLSVE; encoded by the exons ATGGACGTGAGAGCAGATGTTATCCATCAACAGCCGAGAG GAGCAGAGAAGGCAAAGAATGTCCTGGGGGAGGCAAGAAACAGGAGAGTTCTGCAGGATATTGGTAACCTGGTCACTGATCGAACTGCTCAAGTGAAACCTGCAGCTCAAATTGCCCATCCCGTTCGAAG GAGTTTCGGAGCACAACTAGTGGCCAAGGCACAAGCAGCAGCAACCGAGAACAAG AAACCAACAGCTTTAGTCATAGATAGCAAACTTGCAGCAGAACCAGAGCCTGTCCCGAAGCAGGTCGCTAGGAAACCCGATCCCGAGGATGTCATTTTGATAAGCTCCAGTGAATCTGAGAAAGGTTCAGCCAGCACTAGGAGAGCACTCAGAAAAGGGTCTTCGAGGAAGAAAGCTCTCACTTCAGTTCTCACAGCTAGAAGCAAG GCTGCCTGTGGGCTTGCTGATAAGCTCAATAATTTGGTGATCGACATCGATGAAGGTGATGCAGATAATGAGTTAGCTGTGGTTGAATATATCGAGGATCTCTACAAGTTTTACAAAGAGACCGAA GATGAGGGTCGAGTGCACGACTACATGGACTTGCAACCCGAGGTCAATGCCAAGATGAGAATGATCCTTCTTGACTGGTTGGTCGAAGTCCATCGCAAGTTCGAACTCATGCCTGAGACTCTGTACCTCACCATAAACATTGTGGACCGCTACCTCTCGGTGAAAGCTGTCCGTAAGAAGGAACTTCAGTTGGTCGGAATCAGTGCAATGCTCATTGCTTCCAAGTATGAGGAGATTTGGGCTCCTCAG GTCAACGACTTTGTGTTCATATCAGATAATGCCTACATGAGTGAACAGGTCCTGATTATGGAAAAGTCGATACTGGAGAAGCTCGAATGGTACATGACAGTTCCCACACCATATGTCTTTCTCGTGAGGTACATCAAGGCCTCTGTTCCATCGGACACTGAG ATGGAAAACATGGTGCTCTTTCTTGCTGAATTGGGTCTAATGCACTACCATACTGTTATCTTCTACTGCCCCTCGATGATCGCAGCTTCTGCTGTCTATGCGGCTCGGTGTACGCTCAACAAGAGCCCTCTCTGGACCGAAACTCTAAAGCACCACACAGGCTACTCCGCCGACCAGCTCCT GGACTGTGCCAAGCTGCTTGTTAGCTTCCATACTGCAGCTGCAGACAGCAAACTTAAGGCAGTTTACCGTAAATTCTCGAGTGTGGATCATGGCACCGTGTCTCTTCTTGCTCCGGCAAAGACCCTTTCAGTTGAATGA
- the LOC116211871 gene encoding F-box/kelch-repeat protein At5g26960, which produces MSDQSCNSRGHFSWLMKSCFPNPNDKHLPAPHVPLHRHRHGHAELSSSTAPASCLDSLPDDLLLECLSRVPPPSLPSVSLVCRRWSRLVESPAFSDLRRIRGLLRPTIFALASSADSSCLLAASLCFFDSDPAWRISLFLASDSVSLANLFGLVSHSRLSAIGPRVYIIGRSAMVCYDTWTGTVTTRSPMTSPRKKFASAACSGRIYVAGGGGCGGSSSVDEYDPRSDRWRVVSQAPRRRYGCVGAAVDGVFYVIGGLRIGSASGADQPHAAMGAEAHVYASSMDLYDVEARAWLRSRSLPGGGCVVAACAAAGHVYILASHAVELSFWRFNAQRKAGGFGEWARLKAPPLPAQARLDSSVRFSCVGAGGIVVLVQVAGCIDDLLRRSGRGERGMREGLVLVYDAAEGEWRRAADLPEVMQRAACVSVEC; this is translated from the coding sequence ATGTCAGATCAGAGCTGCAACTCTCGTGGCCACTTCTCCTGGCTGATGAAGTCCTGCTTCCCCAACCCCAACGACAAGCATCTCCCCGCCCCCCACGTCCCCCTCCACCGCCACCGCCACGGCCACGCCGAGCTCAGCTCGTCGACCGCCCCCGCCAGCTGCCTCGACTCACTCCCCGACGATCTCCTCCTCGAGTGCCTCTCCCGGGTGCCCCCACCCTCCCTGCCTTCCGTCTCCCTCGTCTGCCGCCGCTGGTCCCGGCTCGTCGAGTCCCCCGCCTTCTCCGACCTCCGCCGAATCCGCGGACTCCTCCGCCCCACCATCTTCGCGCTCGCCTCCTCCGCCGACTCCTCCTGCCTCCTCGCCGCTTCCCTCTGCTTCTTCGACTCCGATCCCGCGTGGAGGATCTCCCTCTTCCTCGCAAGTGACTCCGTCTCGCTGGCGAACCTCTTCGGCTTAGTCTCCCACTCCCGCCTTTCCGCGATCGGCCCGAGAGTGTACATCATCGGCAGGAGCGCCATGGTCTGCTACGACACCTGGACGGGGACGGTCACCACCAGATCTCCGATGACCTCTCCGAGGAAGAAGTTCGCCTCGGCAGCATGCTCCGGCAGGATCTACGTCGCCGGCGGGGGAGGCTGCGGGGGATCATCCTCGGTCGACGAGTATGATCCGCGGAGCGACAGGTGGCGGGTGGTCTCCCAGGCTCCGAGGAGGCGGTACGGCTGCGTGGGCGCCGCCGTGGACGGCGTGTTCTACGTGATCGGGGGGCTGAGGATAGGGTCCGCGTCGGGAGCCGACCAGCCGCACGCCGCAATGGGGGCCGAGGCGCACGTCTACGCCAGCTCGATGGACCTGTACGACGTGGAGGCTCGGGCATGGCTGAGGAGCCGGTCCCTACCGGGCGGCGGCTGCGTGGTGGCGGCATGCGCGGCGGCGGGGCACGTGTACATCCTGGCGAGCCACGCGGTGGAGCTGTCTTTCTGGAGGTTCAACGCGCAGAGGAAGGCCGGGGGATTCGGGGAGTGGGCGAGGCTGAAGGCTCCGCCGCTGCCGGCGCAGGCCCGGCTGGACTCGAGCGTGAGGTTCAGCTGCGTGGGGGCCGGGGGAATTGTGGTGCTGGTGCAGGTGGCGGGATGCATAGATGACCTGCTGAGGAGGAGCGGGAGGGGGGAGAGGGGGATGAGGGAGGGGCTGGTGCTGGTGTACGACGCGGCAGAGGGAGAGTGGAGGAGGGCGGCAGACCTGCCGGAGGTGATGCAACGCGCCGCCTGCGTGAGCGTGGAGTGCTGA
- the LOC116212469 gene encoding cysteine desulfurase 1, chloroplastic translates to MSTVVRVRVVRLICRPELFGGGRAVGFMALKLPPFKVPAVASHFSSPRVALCNRSASTAAHASSSATFREGDSPAAGTLSLGHLTRPDFPILHQEVNGSKLVYLDNAATSQKPAAVLKALQDYYGGYNSNVHRGIHYLSARATDEYELARKKVAGFINASELREIVFTRNATEAINLVANSWGLTNLKPGDEVILTVAEHHSAIVPWQIVAQKTGAVLKFVGLDQNELIDVRQLKEMVTKKTKLVVVHHVSNVLASKLPIEDIVVWAHEVGARVLVDACQSVPHMVVDVQALDADFLVASSHKMVGPTGIGFLYGKIELLAMMPPFLGGGEMIADVFLDHSTYAEPPSRFEAGTPAIGEAIGLGAAIDYLSGIGMQKIHQYEVELAHYLYERLQSVSDVRIYGPKPSESITRAALCAFNVENIHATDIATFLDQQHGVAIRSGHHCAQPLHRFLGINASARASLYFYNTREDVDNFIEALNDTVSFFNSFS, encoded by the exons ATGTCCACCGTCGTCCGTGTGAGAGTTGTCCGCCTTATCTGCAGACCAGAGCTATTTGGAGGCGGCAGAGCAGTCGGTTTCATGGCTCTGAAGCTCCCGCCTTTCAAAGTCCCGGCTGTCGCCTCTCACTTCTCCTCCCCTCGTGTTGCCCTCTGCAACCGCTCCGCCTCCACCGCAGCTCACGCTTCCTCCTCCGCTACTTTCCGAGAAGGCGACTCCCCTGCCGCCGGAACTCTCTCCCTCGGGCATCTCACCCGCCCCGATTTCCCCATCCTTCATCAG GAGGTGAATGGCTCAAAACTTGTCTACCTGGACAATGCTGCGACTTCTCAGAAGCCCGCCGCAGTGTTGAAGGCTCTACAAGACTATTACGGAGGATACAATTCGAATGTCCATCGCGGCATTCACTACTTGAG TGCCAGGGCGACCGATGAATATGAGTTGGCCCGAAAGAAGGTGGCCGGTTTCATAAATGCCTCGGAACTGAGGGAGATTGTTTTTACAAGGAATGCAACCGAAGCTATAAACCTAGTGGCAAACTCGTGGGGGCTCACCAATTTGAAGCCAGGCGATGAG GTTATACTTACAGTTGCAGAGCACCATAGTGCCATTGTTCCTTGGCAAATTGTGGCCCAAAAGACTGGAGCTGTTTTGAAGTTTGTGGGTTTGGATCAGAATGAGCTTATCGATGTAAGACAACTAAAAGAAATGGTCACAAAGAAGACCAAACTCGTTGTCGTTCACCATGTGTCTAATGTTCTAG CTTCAAAACTTCCGATTGAAGATATTGTTGTGTGGGCCCATGAAGTTGGAGCGAGGGTGTTAGTAGATGCCTGCCAAAGCGTGCCACACATGGTGGTTGATGTTCAGGCCCTTGATGCGGATTTTCTCGTCGCTTCCTCTCACAAG ATGGTTGGGCCCACAGGCATCGGATTCTTATACGGGAAGATTGAGCTGCTGGCTATGATGCCCCCATTTTTAG GTGGTGGAGAGATGATAGCAGACGTGTTCCTAGATCATTCTACATACGCGGAGCCTCCATCCAG ATTTGAAGCTGGAACACCTGCAATCGGGGAGGCCATCGGGTTAGGAGCAGCTATTGACTATTTGTCTGGAATTGGCATGCAGAAGATTCATCAGTATGAG GTTGAACTTGCCCACTACCTCTACGAGAGACTCCAATCAGTCTCCGACGTTCGCATCTACGGCCCCAAACCTTCAGAAAGCATAACCCGCGCAGCGCTTTGTGCTTTCAACGTTGAGAACATTCACGCTACCGATATCGCCACATTTCTCGACCAACAG CATGGAGTAGCTATAAGGTCGGGTCACCACTGTGCCCAGCCTCTCCATCGGTTCCTGGGAATCAATGCGAGCGCGAGGGCTAGTCTCTACTTCTATAACACGAGAGAAGATGTGGATAACTTCATCGAGGCCCTCAATGACACAGTCagcttcttcaactccttcaGTTAG